One window of Elaeis guineensis isolate ETL-2024a chromosome 11, EG11, whole genome shotgun sequence genomic DNA carries:
- the LOC105053874 gene encoding L10-interacting MYB domain-containing protein, protein MGPLWKEQDFLSCCGSKRFAREMAAASPFADLDHALQSAREIWFNKIDVNGWLEAFAAHPAIGAASPSISQWSKEEQSTALATATDSTMEELVLWNARYREKFGFVFVICASGRGTPEILAELKKRYLNRPIIEFEIAAKEEMKIIELRLAKLFETQAGTTPSVTAQLPVSQSNRPGEIKLYVANQQRETHALIPKIKAHWKPEFHKLFVTLCLDQVVAGNKPGTHLNKKGWKCVMDKFYERTGIRYDKKQFKNHWDSMKDQWKIWSKLRGNIPEGGWDPDTQTINMSDEWWSNYLQMHPEAAQFRYKGLPLVDLLNTLFSGGVVGGAITLEHSQGIMSNVDAEGPSQATSSPDNNSVLHEAIPKSQVRSQESPTFSQGEFENEPLLQRRRMNQDPPISLCQCKRDSGSLKFDRQQYHRYEVIESRSTATSALREEYSIRECIHLLNEMPEIQQGSELYMFALDVFLKKEYRELFIALGFPKMRLAWLSRQQKLASN, encoded by the exons ATGGGACCTTTGTGGAAGGAGCAGGACTTCCTCAGCTGCTGTGGTAGCAAAAGATTCGCGAGAGAGATGGCGGCCGCCTCCCCTTTCGCCGATCTCGATCACGCTCTCCAATCCGCCAGAGAGATTTGGTTCAACAAG atTGATGTAAATGGATGGCTCGAGGCCTTTGCCGCTCATCCGGCGATCGGCGCTGCATCCCCCTCCATCTCCCA GTGGAGCAAGGAAGAGCAGTCCACTGCGCTAGCTACTGCCACCGATTCCACTATGGAG gagttggtCTTGTGGAATGCTCGATACAGGGAGAAGTTCGGGTTTGTGTTTGTGATATGTGCGTCTGGGAGGGGCACACCAGAAATCTTAGCTGAGTTGAAG AAACGTTACCTGAATAGGCCCATCATTGAATTTGAGATAGCAGCAAAGGAGGAGATGAAAATAATTGAATTGCGTCTTGCAAAGCTTTTCGAGACCCAGGCCGGAACGACCCCATCCGTGACTGCACAGCTTCCTGTCAGTCAGTCAAATAGACCTGGAG AGATCAAGTTATATGTGGCAAACCAACAAAGGGAGACCCATGCATTGATTCCTAAAATCAAAGCCCACTGGAAGCCTGAGTTCCACAAGTTATTTGTTACTTTGTGCCTAGACCAGGTTGTAGCTGGAAATAAACCTGGGACACATCTAAACAAGAAGGGTTGGAAGTGTGTTATGGACAAGTTCTATGAGAGAACTGGGATAAGGTATGACAAAAAGCAATTTAAGAACCATTGGGATAGCATGAAAGACCAGTGGAAAATTTGGAGCAAGTTAAGAGGTAATATTCCTGAAGGTGGATGGGACCCAGATACTCAAACAATTAACATGAGTGATGAGTGGTGGTCTAATTACTTACAG ATGCATCCAGAGGCTGCTCAATTTCGTTACAAGGGGCTCCCCTTAGTGGACTTATTGAACACATTATTTTCAGGAGGTGTTGTGGGTGGGGCCATCACATTGGAACACTCTCAGGGTATCATGTCAAATGTTGATGCAGAGGGACCATCTCAAGCAACGTCAAGTCCAGATAATAACTCTGTACTCCATGAGGCCATTCCTAAAAGTCAGGTGAGGAGTCAAGAATCACCAACTTTCTCTCAGGGTGAGTTCGAAAATGAACCTTTATTGCAGCGTAGGAGGATGAATCAAgatccaccaatctcactttgtCAATGTAAGAGAGATTCAGGATCCTTAAAATTTGACAGACAACAGTATCATCGTTATGAGGTGATTGAGTCAAGGAGCACAGCAACATCTGCTCTTAGAGAAGAATACAGCATTAGAGAGTGCATACACTTGTTGAATGAGATGCCAGAAATACAGCAAGGAAGCGAGTTGTACATGTTTGCTCTTGATGTCTTCTTGAAGAAAGAATACAGGGAGCTCTTTATTGCATTGGGTTTTCCTAAAATGCGACTTGCATGGTTATCTCGACAACAGAAACTTGCTAGCAACTGA
- the LOC105053872 gene encoding AT-hook motif nuclear-localized protein 10 isoform X1, protein MDDRDSPRLDSSPPPSIMVDSNSYVAGAPNNSMVVPNSAGMMHGMRLSFNPMTSSVSKLADSPGSLYHGDGMSGVRPSGVLNMGELMKKKRGRPRKYGPDGGMALALIPGPCASGYSNSPMSEPAIKRRGRPPGSGKKQQLDALGSSGIAFTPHVITVKAGEQDVASKIMAFSQQGPRTVCILSANGAICNVTLRQPATSGGTVTYEGRFEIISLSGSFLLTEDGGTRSRTGGLSVALAGSDGRVLGGGVAGMLMAATPVQVVMGSFIAEGKKPKPEPLKREPSSAPPQMAGFGPSLAASPLSEGTSSESSDDPGSPIDRNGGYNNSSQHIQSAYASVGWPHSANQNRHDSDMKMMLN, encoded by the exons ATGGATGATAGAGATTCTCCGAGACTGGACTCGTCCCCACCTCCGAGCATAATGGTGGATAGCAATTCCTATGTAGCTGGAGCACCAAATAATTCTATGGTAGTTCCAAATTCAGCAGGAATGATGCACGGAATGCGGTTATCCTTCAATCCTATGACTTCTTCTGTATCGAAACTTGCGGATTCACCTGGCTCTTTGTATCATGGTGATGGTATGTCTGGCGTTAGACCAAGTGGTGTACTTAACATGGGTGAGttgatgaagaagaagagaggaaggccaAGAAAATATGGACCTGATGGTGGCATGGCTTTGGCTTTAATTCCTGGACCTTGTGCTTCGGGTTATTCTAATAGTCCAATGTCAGAGCCAGCAATTAAACGGCGAGGCCGCCCTCCAGGATCGGGAAAGAAGCAACAACTTGATGCCTTGG GATCTTCAGGGATTGCTTTTACTCCACATGTTATTACTGTTAAAGCTGGAGAG CAGGATGTGGCTTCAAAAATCATGGCATTCTCACAACAAGGTCCTCGAACAGTCTGTATACTTTCAGCAAATGGTGCCATCTGTAATGTCACGCTTCGTCAGCCAGCAACCTCTGGTGGAACAGTGACATATGAG GGCCGCTTTGAGATCATCTCTCTCTCAGGTTCGTTTCTTCTCACAGAGGATGGTGGCACTCGTAGCAGAACTGGTGGGTTGAGTGTGGCATTAGCAGGTTCTGATGGCCGTGTCCTTGGGGGTGGTGTGGCTGGAATGTTGATGGCAGCTACACCTGTGCAG GTTGTCATGGGCAGCTTCATTGCGGAAGGGAAAAAACCAAAGCCGGAGCCTTTGAAACGTGAACCCTCATCAGCCCCACCTCAAATGGCAGGCTTTGGGCCTTCTTTGGCAGCAAGCCCACTTTCTGAAGGGACATCGAGTGAATCGTCTGATGACCCGGGCAGCCCCATAGACCGGAATGGTGGCTACAACAATTCCAGCCAGCACATTCAGTCTGCATATGCATCCGTTGGTTGGCCGCACTCTGCAAATCAGAACAGGCATGATTCTGACATGAAAATGATGCTTAACTAA
- the LOC105053872 gene encoding AT-hook motif nuclear-localized protein 10 isoform X2, with protein sequence MDDRDSPRLDSSPPPSIMVDSNSYVAGAPNNSMVVPNSAGMMHGMRLSFNPMTSSVSKLADSPGSLYHGDGMSGVRPSGVLNMGELMKKKRGRPRKYGPDGGMALALIPGPCASGYSNSPMSEPAIKRRGRPPGSGKKQQLDALGSSGIAFTPHVITVKAGEDVASKIMAFSQQGPRTVCILSANGAICNVTLRQPATSGGTVTYEGRFEIISLSGSFLLTEDGGTRSRTGGLSVALAGSDGRVLGGGVAGMLMAATPVQVVMGSFIAEGKKPKPEPLKREPSSAPPQMAGFGPSLAASPLSEGTSSESSDDPGSPIDRNGGYNNSSQHIQSAYASVGWPHSANQNRHDSDMKMMLN encoded by the exons ATGGATGATAGAGATTCTCCGAGACTGGACTCGTCCCCACCTCCGAGCATAATGGTGGATAGCAATTCCTATGTAGCTGGAGCACCAAATAATTCTATGGTAGTTCCAAATTCAGCAGGAATGATGCACGGAATGCGGTTATCCTTCAATCCTATGACTTCTTCTGTATCGAAACTTGCGGATTCACCTGGCTCTTTGTATCATGGTGATGGTATGTCTGGCGTTAGACCAAGTGGTGTACTTAACATGGGTGAGttgatgaagaagaagagaggaaggccaAGAAAATATGGACCTGATGGTGGCATGGCTTTGGCTTTAATTCCTGGACCTTGTGCTTCGGGTTATTCTAATAGTCCAATGTCAGAGCCAGCAATTAAACGGCGAGGCCGCCCTCCAGGATCGGGAAAGAAGCAACAACTTGATGCCTTGG GATCTTCAGGGATTGCTTTTACTCCACATGTTATTACTGTTAAAGCTGGAGAG GATGTGGCTTCAAAAATCATGGCATTCTCACAACAAGGTCCTCGAACAGTCTGTATACTTTCAGCAAATGGTGCCATCTGTAATGTCACGCTTCGTCAGCCAGCAACCTCTGGTGGAACAGTGACATATGAG GGCCGCTTTGAGATCATCTCTCTCTCAGGTTCGTTTCTTCTCACAGAGGATGGTGGCACTCGTAGCAGAACTGGTGGGTTGAGTGTGGCATTAGCAGGTTCTGATGGCCGTGTCCTTGGGGGTGGTGTGGCTGGAATGTTGATGGCAGCTACACCTGTGCAG GTTGTCATGGGCAGCTTCATTGCGGAAGGGAAAAAACCAAAGCCGGAGCCTTTGAAACGTGAACCCTCATCAGCCCCACCTCAAATGGCAGGCTTTGGGCCTTCTTTGGCAGCAAGCCCACTTTCTGAAGGGACATCGAGTGAATCGTCTGATGACCCGGGCAGCCCCATAGACCGGAATGGTGGCTACAACAATTCCAGCCAGCACATTCAGTCTGCATATGCATCCGTTGGTTGGCCGCACTCTGCAAATCAGAACAGGCATGATTCTGACATGAAAATGATGCTTAACTAA